In Equus quagga isolate Etosha38 chromosome 14, UCLA_HA_Equagga_1.0, whole genome shotgun sequence, one DNA window encodes the following:
- the LOC124225329 gene encoding olfactory receptor 51F1-like, which translates to MLQIQNNMEILSNLTSKFPTFMLTSIPGLESVHAWISIPFCCLYTVALSGNSMILFVVITQQSLHEPMYYFLSMLSAADLGLTLSTMSTTLGILWFDAREISLDTCIVQMFFLHGFTIIECGVLVAMAFDRYVAICDPLRYTAILTNSRIIQMGLLMIIRTVVLIVPLLLLLKPLYFCRVNVLSHSYCYYPDVIKLACSDTRANSICGIIDLFLTTGVDTLCIILSYILIVRSVLHIASPEERHKVFSTCVSHIGALTIFYIPMISLSLVHRYSRSAPRVVHSLMANIYLLLPPVLNPIIYSVKTKHIRKVIFSLLLTK; encoded by the coding sequence ATGCTACAAATCCAGAACAACATGGAGATCCTAAGTAACTTGACATCTAAATTTCCAACCTTCATGTTGACCAGCATTCCTGGCCTAGAGTCTGTCCATGCCTGGATCTCCATTCCTTTCTGTTGTCTGTATACCGTTGCCCTCTCTGGGAACAGCATGATCCTGTTCGTCGTCATTACCCAGCAGAGTCTCCATGAACCCATGTACTATTTCCTCTCCATGCTGTCAGCTGCTGACTTGGGCTTGACTCTTTCTACAATGTCAACAACATTAGGCATCCTATGGTTTGATGCAAGAGAAATCAGTCTGGATACTTGCATTGTCCAGATGTTTTTCCTTCATGGATTTACCATCATAGAATGTGGGGTGTTGGTGGCTATGGCCTTTGACCGCTACGTGGCTATCTGTGATCCTCTGAGGTATACTGCCATTCTCACTAATTCCAGAATCATTCAGATGGGCCTCTTAATGATTATACGCACTGTTGTGTTAATAGTGCCACTACTCTTGCTCCTTAAGCCCCTGTATTTCTGTAGAGTGAATGTCCTTTCTCATTCCTACTGTTACTAtccagatgtgattaaattagcATGTTCAGATACTCGAGCCAACAGCATCTGTGGAATAATAGACCTCTTCCTGACCACAGGAGTAGATACACTATGCATCATCTTGTCTTATATCTTGATCGTTCGCTCTGTCCTCCATATTGCCTCCCCTGAAGAACGACACAAGGTCTTTAGCACCTGTGTCTCCCATATTGGAGCTCTCACTATTTTCTACATCCCCATGATAAGCCTCTCCTTGGTGCATCGCTACAGTCGATCAGCACCCAGAGTGGTCCATTCGTTGATGGCCAATATATACCTGCTTTT